One segment of Anatilimnocola aggregata DNA contains the following:
- a CDS encoding SUMF1/EgtB/PvdO family nonheme iron enzyme, giving the protein MKLQRTHILPLILTIALLLLNRAWGAEADGGLPTPYTGMLNELRTDLAAKVPTSENEQEVNKFLASNALDAKLAKYVVLTEATPKGLAEFAQQGKEQEALVERLLGDAELMQQMLVADGAKDGQYGPAMKIYSDIRRASQKADKGVLQRLALAISLVHAVPMAQGNPQADIDAPKTIDPVKRYAQFEKAYLGGELDQDFERQDTWNLRFVVDGDEPDWTLVWGREMLRNYRPDHIYNSDPGWRYVGLVSSDVRYGSGDVKYDRPELQNYQNILMNGGICGRRAFFGRFILRAFGVPTTARPQSGHGALVHCTPNGWVPCLGGGWGSGWTATVYKNDLDFLASTQARSNRDAYLKVKRAQWIGDVLEEKRVYGEHGEKPAFWNGVSLRTQRAIIEQSKVLTLAALGTELGEANGPTVAKKVLAEPVSPEDKKIGYGKNGVIAIPATAYSKPVGNTGDVVAMKSFGGGMQIFLPRFSTEGLTILRGGAWRTDITKTGSRMQSAGYGKYNNWGFRVAVTPADINPPATLKLDLGEGVNLELVYIQPGTFVMGGESAKEGRFECVDMPKHEVTLTKGFYLGKYEVTQAQYQLIMGSNPSGATKDPSCPVDTIGETDATEFCAKVVEKTGQEVRLPTEAEWEYACRAGTKTEWFFGDDPSKFGDYAWFRDNDGGKSHPVGQKKPNPWGLYDIYGNVYERVSDRYAKDYYAKSPKEDPTGPSLGQKSRFEYEIDAPQAGKYALTAQVVTANYNQRLDVSVNDAASDIAMEMPYTCGQWQDCQPVTLMLRQGKNVLRFSRTNPPQYGVAIKSFTLSPAR; this is encoded by the coding sequence GTGAAATTACAACGGACACACATCCTGCCCCTAATCCTCACCATCGCGTTGCTCCTGCTGAATCGGGCTTGGGGTGCGGAGGCGGACGGAGGACTGCCCACGCCCTACACCGGCATGCTGAATGAGTTGCGGACGGACCTCGCCGCCAAGGTGCCGACGTCCGAGAACGAGCAAGAGGTCAACAAATTCCTGGCGAGCAATGCGCTGGACGCTAAGCTCGCGAAATACGTGGTTCTGACCGAGGCCACACCGAAGGGTCTGGCAGAATTCGCCCAGCAGGGCAAGGAGCAGGAAGCGCTGGTCGAGCGATTGCTCGGGGATGCCGAACTGATGCAACAGATGCTGGTCGCGGATGGCGCGAAAGACGGCCAGTACGGTCCAGCAATGAAGATCTATAGCGACATCCGGAGGGCGAGCCAGAAGGCTGACAAGGGTGTCCTGCAGCGGCTCGCGCTGGCGATCAGTCTGGTCCACGCGGTCCCGATGGCGCAGGGAAATCCCCAGGCCGACATCGACGCTCCCAAGACCATTGATCCGGTGAAGCGTTACGCGCAATTCGAGAAGGCGTACCTGGGCGGCGAGTTGGATCAGGATTTCGAGCGTCAGGACACCTGGAACCTGCGTTTTGTCGTCGATGGGGACGAACCGGATTGGACCCTCGTCTGGGGACGCGAGATGCTGAGGAACTACCGTCCTGACCACATCTACAACTCGGACCCAGGTTGGCGTTATGTGGGGCTTGTTAGCAGCGACGTCCGGTACGGATCGGGTGACGTCAAGTACGACCGGCCGGAGTTGCAGAACTATCAGAACATCCTCATGAATGGCGGCATCTGCGGCCGTCGCGCGTTCTTTGGGCGATTCATCCTGCGGGCCTTCGGCGTCCCGACTACCGCCCGCCCGCAGAGCGGCCATGGCGCACTAGTGCATTGCACGCCCAATGGTTGGGTGCCGTGTCTCGGCGGAGGTTGGGGGAGCGGCTGGACCGCGACCGTTTACAAAAATGACCTCGACTTCCTCGCCAGCACGCAGGCCCGCAGCAACAGAGACGCCTATCTGAAGGTCAAGCGGGCACAATGGATCGGCGACGTGCTCGAAGAGAAACGGGTCTATGGGGAGCACGGCGAAAAACCAGCGTTCTGGAACGGCGTGTCGCTCCGCACGCAGCGTGCGATCATCGAGCAATCCAAGGTCCTGACGCTCGCCGCGCTCGGCACGGAGCTTGGCGAGGCCAATGGTCCGACCGTGGCTAAGAAGGTGCTGGCCGAGCCCGTCTCGCCCGAGGATAAGAAAATCGGCTATGGCAAGAACGGCGTCATCGCGATCCCGGCAACCGCCTACAGCAAGCCGGTCGGCAACACAGGCGACGTCGTGGCGATGAAGAGTTTTGGCGGTGGTATGCAGATTTTCCTACCGCGTTTCTCCACCGAGGGGCTGACGATCCTGCGGGGCGGGGCGTGGAGGACCGACATCACGAAGACCGGGAGTCGCATGCAAAGTGCTGGCTACGGCAAATACAACAACTGGGGATTCCGTGTGGCTGTGACTCCTGCCGACATCAATCCTCCCGCCACTCTGAAACTCGATCTTGGAGAGGGCGTGAACTTGGAACTCGTTTACATCCAGCCCGGCACCTTCGTGATGGGTGGCGAAAGCGCGAAGGAGGGGCGGTTCGAGTGCGTTGACATGCCGAAGCACGAGGTCACGCTCACCAAAGGGTTCTACCTGGGTAAGTACGAAGTGACTCAGGCGCAGTACCAGCTGATCATGGGATCGAACCCCAGTGGGGCGACCAAGGACCCAAGCTGTCCGGTGGACACAATTGGCGAGACCGACGCGACGGAATTCTGCGCGAAGGTCGTCGAGAAGACCGGCCAAGAAGTGCGGCTTCCCACCGAGGCCGAATGGGAATACGCCTGCCGCGCGGGGACCAAGACAGAGTGGTTCTTCGGCGACGATCCCTCCAAGTTTGGTGACTACGCTTGGTTCAGAGACAACGATGGCGGGAAGTCGCATCCGGTCGGCCAGAAGAAACCCAATCCGTGGGGTCTCTACGACATCTACGGCAACGTCTACGAGCGCGTGTCGGACCGATATGCAAAAGACTACTATGCCAAGAGTCCCAAAGAAGACCCGACCGGGCCGAGCCTGGGCCAGAAGTCGCGCTTCGAGTACGAGATCGACGCACCGCAAGCAGGCAAGTACGCGCTGACGGCGCAAGTGGTTACGGCCAACTACAACCAGCGGCTCGATGTTTCCGTGAATGACGCCGCGTCGGACATCGCGATGGAGATGCCTTACACCTGCGGCCAGTGGCAGGACTGCCAGCCGGTGACACTCATGCTCCGGCAGGGCAAGAATGTCCTGCGCTTCTCGCGGACGAATCCGCCGCAATACGGAGTGGCGATCAAGTCGTTCACACTGAGCCCCGCGCGCTAA
- a CDS encoding M90 metallopeptidase family protein produces the protein MGSVIDRPIRMKYALIILALMSVSSLAAEKKTLPTAHTTRAIEGWTVRVDDRLLTGEHAAVGARALKLLEARLVAITVVVPEKALAKLRTITIQLDLDYGDLLAMQYHPDAGWLKEHGYSEQLARCVHIPEINDFLDPEGIHSQRWVVLHELAHGFHDQIIGFDEPRVASAWKKFRDCGKYKSVLTASGKMHEHYGVTDAKEFFAEMTECYFGSNDFYPFVAGELKQADPDIFALLADIWGPLPGMAPAK, from the coding sequence TTGGGCTCCGTCATTGATCGGCCGATTCGTATGAAATACGCACTTATCATCCTAGCCTTGATGTCCGTATCCTCACTTGCGGCGGAGAAAAAGACGCTGCCCACCGCTCATACGACGCGCGCCATCGAAGGTTGGACCGTTCGCGTGGATGATCGCCTACTGACAGGCGAACACGCGGCGGTTGGGGCCCGCGCGTTGAAACTGCTTGAGGCGCGGTTGGTCGCCATCACGGTGGTTGTGCCGGAGAAGGCGCTTGCCAAGCTCCGCACCATCACCATTCAGCTGGATCTCGACTACGGTGATCTGCTCGCGATGCAGTATCACCCCGACGCCGGCTGGCTGAAGGAGCATGGCTATAGCGAACAGCTTGCGAGGTGCGTTCATATTCCGGAGATCAACGATTTCCTAGATCCCGAGGGAATCCACAGCCAGAGGTGGGTTGTACTGCACGAACTCGCACACGGCTTCCATGACCAGATCATCGGATTCGACGAACCCCGCGTGGCCTCAGCCTGGAAAAAGTTCCGCGACTGCGGGAAGTACAAATCCGTCCTCACCGCCTCCGGCAAGATGCACGAGCACTATGGAGTGACCGACGCGAAGGAGTTCTTCGCCGAAATGACCGAGTGCTATTTCGGTTCGAATGATTTTTATCCGTTCGTCGCGGGTGAGCTGAAGCAGGCCGATCCGGATATCTTCGCACTGCTCGCCGACATCTGGGGTCCGCTGCCGGGGATGGCTCCCGCGAAATGA
- a CDS encoding sialate O-acetylesterase, producing the protein MKLKLCLAVALSFSVLTALAADDNPAPAIELGAPFCDHAILQRDTHLPVWGWSKPGTSVTVEFAGQKETAKAGPDGRWLLKLKPLKGSAEPAELLVSNIEGAKVALKNILVGEVWHASGQSNMEWFANRSMCSALAQEISRAKDEVPIREFRTDTVSALYPQQRVASEKNWKTSRTAGDFSALALSFAYELHKELKVPVGILLTSHSNTRIEAFTARKAIEAHPGLKVDADLIHDGDVSTEQGHAAFEKYYRDLAAWQTASAEQGFPVERPLKRPNLPGIAGEWRGPSQFFNGKIAPVVPFAIRGSIWCQGESNSGDGRIYAARMEALVQGWREAWGLPDMPFYFTQMQNYGTADSPDVGYADIRQVQQLFFMKNRSHVGMVVQTDLNPAAPGNIHYQNKLHPGMRLARWALAKDYGRTIAYTGPIYERYTIDGNKAIVSFEKDSLFDGLMIGSKGLEKDFQQDPGKFVEPARPTPGEKLNHFRLCGKDRKWHAAEAVIVGDTVVVTSKDVPEPVGVQYAYSEAPQNANLYNKAGLPATPFSAVDGELVFEEDDAQKVAAIKAKYAPYTDPDYPILQVAEYYRDGAIIQRGQPIPVWGHANKGVEVTVTLGGVTRSAVANDKQQWSVSFPALKASNQPITLAVKASHGHNRTITNILVGDVWFLTGSTLLTSEPAYDRRDKQAAAPEAMPLVHEFRRRTAASTNHVPRKRGFEVGGGKYRTFWQTADFTAPEDCVSMFAYEFAKTLHRPGIPQGFVTMSSGQGAQMASPLSWTSYEGIKDATNPAFQPRLSALLLQDPSSDVSKKATSEYVQAVKTEVAKIIELARKGADLSDAPLQFPPFPEPGRDGEIKPDTVPTLAYNWCVSPLTPMAVAGVIWVPSPANLGYMPADYSAELEIYARSLPATYGQEKVPFLYAQPSAKLVPGVAQPKIANATSAEFDEWPRGLRELAVRLGTAFRAAHSKDTK; encoded by the coding sequence ATGAAGTTGAAATTATGCCTTGCCGTAGCGCTGTCGTTTTCTGTCCTGACAGCACTGGCAGCCGACGACAATCCCGCGCCGGCTATCGAACTCGGCGCGCCTTTTTGCGATCACGCGATCCTGCAACGGGACACGCATCTTCCCGTCTGGGGCTGGAGCAAGCCGGGCACTTCGGTCACGGTCGAGTTCGCTGGCCAAAAGGAAACCGCCAAGGCCGGCCCGGACGGCCGGTGGCTGCTCAAGCTCAAGCCACTCAAGGGCAGCGCCGAACCCGCCGAGTTACTTGTCAGCAATATTGAAGGCGCGAAGGTTGCCCTGAAGAACATCCTGGTTGGCGAGGTCTGGCATGCTTCCGGCCAATCCAACATGGAGTGGTTTGCCAACCGCAGCATGTGCAGCGCTTTGGCGCAGGAAATCAGTCGTGCGAAGGACGAGGTCCCGATCCGGGAATTCAGGACCGACACCGTGTCGGCGTTGTACCCACAGCAACGGGTGGCCTCGGAAAAAAACTGGAAAACCAGCCGAACGGCGGGCGATTTCTCGGCCCTCGCGTTGTCCTTTGCCTATGAACTCCACAAAGAGTTGAAGGTGCCGGTCGGCATCTTGCTCACTTCCCACAGCAACACGCGCATTGAGGCGTTCACCGCGCGCAAGGCGATTGAGGCCCACCCGGGGCTCAAGGTGGATGCCGACTTGATTCATGACGGGGATGTCAGCACCGAACAGGGGCACGCCGCCTTCGAGAAGTACTACCGAGATCTGGCAGCTTGGCAGACGGCGTCGGCTGAGCAGGGTTTCCCCGTGGAGCGACCGCTGAAGCGACCGAATCTGCCGGGGATCGCGGGTGAATGGCGCGGGCCCTCGCAATTTTTCAACGGCAAGATCGCACCGGTCGTGCCCTTCGCCATTCGCGGTTCGATCTGGTGCCAGGGAGAATCCAATTCCGGCGATGGTCGCATCTATGCCGCCCGGATGGAAGCGCTCGTGCAGGGATGGCGCGAAGCCTGGGGCCTTCCCGATATGCCGTTCTACTTCACCCAAATGCAAAACTACGGCACGGCGGATTCCCCGGACGTCGGCTACGCCGACATCCGCCAGGTCCAGCAACTGTTCTTCATGAAAAACCGCAGCCATGTCGGAATGGTGGTCCAGACGGATCTAAACCCGGCGGCTCCGGGCAACATTCACTACCAGAACAAGCTCCATCCCGGGATGCGGCTGGCGCGTTGGGCCCTGGCCAAGGATTATGGACGCACTATCGCGTACACCGGTCCGATCTATGAGCGTTACACAATCGACGGGAACAAGGCGATCGTTTCGTTCGAGAAGGACAGCCTTTTCGACGGACTGATGATCGGCAGCAAGGGACTCGAAAAAGATTTTCAGCAGGACCCCGGCAAGTTCGTCGAACCGGCTCGGCCGACGCCCGGCGAAAAGCTCAACCACTTTCGGCTGTGTGGCAAAGATCGGAAATGGCACGCCGCCGAAGCCGTGATCGTCGGGGACACGGTGGTGGTGACGTCGAAGGACGTGCCTGAGCCGGTCGGCGTGCAATACGCTTACAGCGAGGCTCCGCAGAACGCGAACCTCTACAACAAGGCCGGGCTTCCGGCGACGCCTTTTTCGGCCGTCGATGGCGAGCTGGTCTTTGAGGAAGACGACGCGCAGAAGGTGGCGGCGATCAAGGCGAAGTATGCCCCTTATACCGATCCCGATTACCCGATTCTCCAAGTAGCGGAATACTATCGCGACGGCGCGATCATTCAGCGCGGCCAACCGATTCCTGTCTGGGGGCATGCCAACAAGGGCGTCGAAGTGACCGTGACGCTCGGCGGTGTGACTCGGTCCGCCGTGGCCAACGACAAGCAGCAGTGGTCAGTTTCCTTTCCGGCCCTGAAAGCTTCCAACCAGCCGATCACTCTGGCTGTGAAGGCGAGTCATGGTCACAACAGAACAATTACCAATATTCTGGTCGGCGATGTTTGGTTCCTGACGGGCAGTACGCTCCTGACCTCCGAACCTGCCTACGATCGGCGCGACAAACAAGCCGCCGCTCCAGAGGCTATGCCGCTGGTCCACGAGTTCCGGCGACGAACGGCCGCGAGCACGAACCACGTTCCCAGAAAACGCGGCTTCGAGGTGGGTGGCGGCAAATATCGAACGTTTTGGCAGACCGCTGATTTCACGGCTCCGGAAGACTGCGTTTCTATGTTCGCCTATGAGTTCGCCAAGACGCTCCACCGGCCCGGCATCCCCCAGGGCTTTGTGACCATGTCGTCCGGGCAAGGCGCACAGATGGCTTCACCGTTGTCGTGGACATCCTACGAAGGGATCAAAGACGCGACAAACCCTGCGTTTCAGCCTCGCCTGAGTGCGTTGCTCCTCCAGGATCCCAGTTCGGACGTCTCCAAGAAGGCAACCTCCGAATATGTGCAGGCCGTGAAGACGGAAGTCGCGAAGATCATCGAACTGGCTCGAAAGGGCGCAGACCTGTCCGATGCGCCGTTGCAGTTCCCGCCGTTCCCCGAACCCGGGCGCGACGGTGAGATCAAGCCCGATACGGTTCCGACCTTGGCCTACAACTGGTGCGTCAGCCCGCTCACGCCGATGGCTGTTGCAGGCGTGATCTGGGTGCCCAGTCCTGCCAATCTTGGCTACATGCCTGCGGATTACTCCGCCGAACTGGAAATCTACGCCCGCAGCCTGCCGGCTACTTATGGGCAGGAGAAGGTGCCGTTCCTCTACGCGCAGCCCTCTGCCAAGCTGGTCCCGGGAGTTGCCCAGCCGAAGATCGCGAATGCTACCTCTGCGGAATTCGACGAATGGCCGCGGGGGTTGCGAGAGCTGGCGGTCCGGCTTGGGACTGCTTTCCGTGCAGCTCATTCGAAAGACACAAAATGA
- a CDS encoding sialate O-acetylesterase — translation MKVFISRFVMTAVAVLAMATITALAQDNSKTIPRHNGKPADMTKPVQVFILLGQSNMVGLGKVKGSDISLEHAVKEKKKYQYLVDDAGAWTVRQDVRFVRYMSGKGPLNNEWMTVSGNTLGPEFGIGHPLGNSIDAPVMILKCCIGNRALGWDLLPPGSERSEFVAKDKAGVEKKLVYAGYKDKPEFWEMDPAKGLKTEPAPWLDKNGKPIDWYAGKQWDFDIGDAKKALTDLEKHYPGAKGYEVAGFFFWQGERDAGNAGHAAHYEKNLVAFIKALRKEFNSPQAKFVCGTLGEAVKGSSGPSADVLNAHLAVDGATGKYPEFKGNVATIYTNPMAQGGSGNGHYGGKAEVYMDVGEAMGQAMVELLKNK, via the coding sequence ATGAAGGTGTTTATCAGTCGATTCGTAATGACGGCTGTTGCGGTTCTCGCTATGGCGACGATTACCGCGCTGGCTCAGGACAACTCCAAGACCATTCCCCGGCACAACGGCAAGCCGGCCGACATGACCAAGCCTGTCCAGGTCTTCATTCTGCTTGGCCAGTCCAACATGGTCGGCCTCGGCAAAGTGAAGGGAAGCGACATCTCGTTGGAGCATGCTGTCAAGGAGAAGAAGAAATACCAGTACCTTGTGGATGATGCGGGAGCTTGGACCGTGCGGCAGGACGTACGTTTTGTACGGTACATGTCTGGCAAGGGGCCGCTCAACAACGAATGGATGACTGTTAGCGGCAACACACTCGGCCCGGAATTCGGGATCGGCCATCCACTGGGTAACTCGATCGACGCACCCGTGATGATCCTCAAGTGCTGCATCGGCAACCGGGCTCTGGGCTGGGATCTCCTGCCGCCGGGCAGTGAGCGTTCCGAGTTTGTGGCCAAGGATAAAGCGGGCGTAGAAAAGAAGCTCGTTTATGCCGGCTACAAGGACAAACCCGAATTCTGGGAAATGGACCCGGCCAAGGGCCTCAAAACCGAACCCGCGCCCTGGTTGGACAAGAATGGCAAGCCGATCGACTGGTATGCCGGCAAGCAATGGGACTTCGACATCGGCGATGCGAAAAAGGCCCTGACCGATCTGGAAAAACACTATCCGGGAGCGAAGGGCTACGAGGTCGCTGGCTTCTTCTTTTGGCAGGGCGAGCGAGACGCCGGCAACGCCGGTCACGCCGCCCATTACGAGAAAAACCTCGTGGCTTTCATCAAGGCGCTACGGAAGGAATTCAACTCCCCCCAGGCGAAGTTCGTCTGCGGCACTCTGGGCGAAGCGGTTAAAGGCAGCTCTGGTCCTAGCGCTGATGTTCTCAACGCCCATCTGGCCGTGGACGGTGCCACGGGCAAGTATCCCGAGTTCAAGGGCAACGTCGCCACCATCTACACCAACCCGATGGCGCAAGGCGGCAGCGGCAATGGCCACTACGGTGGCAAGGCCGAGGTCTATATGGATGTCGGCGAGGCGATGGGCCAAGCGATGGTGGAGCTGTTGAAGAACAAGTAG
- a CDS encoding DUF1501 domain-containing protein: MFTVSESSTSSRRLGRRGFLQVGALGLGGLTLANLLQLRAQGSQRSQSQKSVIMVYLHGGPPHLDMFDMKPDAPMEFRGEFNPIRTNVPGLEICELMPKLATVADKMAVIRNISFREYLVGHNAPLVYTGYPTSDIGPNTDSNPNHRPTFGSVVSKIRGDAVRGMPPYVAFDGIYNGGSSVDYLGMAHRPFVPDAQLNSLGPMGGMTLDRTTERKGLLRSLDVLQHANDAHGSLAAMDSFQERALDIITSPKARDAFDISQEPEHVRSMYGTGGTQFLQARRLVEAGVQAVTLTANKESKTWYLAGPWDTHGGNFTKMRSLLPELDQSLFALISDLHQRGMDQEVAVVVWGEMGRTPRINGAGGRDHWNEVGFGLVSGGGLKMGQVIGQTTQNGERSVGTPYVPSNLLATLYDNVLGIAPAQTYLNHNGRPLYVLDNREKIRELV, encoded by the coding sequence ATGTTCACCGTTTCCGAATCCAGCACTTCGAGCCGTCGCTTGGGCCGGCGAGGTTTTTTGCAGGTCGGGGCGCTCGGCCTCGGCGGGCTGACGCTCGCCAATCTGTTGCAATTGCGGGCGCAGGGGTCGCAGCGGAGTCAGTCGCAGAAGTCCGTAATTATGGTCTATCTGCACGGCGGACCGCCTCATTTGGATATGTTCGACATGAAGCCGGACGCCCCCATGGAATTTCGGGGTGAGTTTAATCCCATTCGAACGAACGTGCCGGGGCTGGAGATCTGCGAGTTGATGCCGAAGTTGGCCACGGTTGCGGACAAGATGGCAGTAATCCGCAACATCAGTTTCCGTGAATATTTGGTTGGCCACAACGCGCCACTGGTATACACCGGCTACCCGACCAGCGATATCGGTCCCAACACCGATTCAAATCCGAACCACCGTCCGACGTTTGGCTCCGTGGTCAGCAAGATTCGCGGCGACGCCGTCCGTGGCATGCCCCCGTACGTTGCCTTTGACGGTATCTACAACGGCGGCAGTTCGGTTGACTATCTGGGCATGGCCCATCGTCCTTTCGTTCCGGACGCTCAACTGAATTCCCTTGGCCCCATGGGAGGTATGACGCTCGATCGCACCACCGAGCGCAAGGGACTTTTGCGTTCGTTGGACGTGTTACAGCACGCGAATGACGCGCATGGCAGCCTGGCGGCGATGGACTCTTTCCAGGAGCGCGCATTGGATATTATTACGTCGCCCAAAGCGCGGGACGCCTTCGACATTAGCCAGGAACCCGAGCACGTCCGCTCCATGTACGGCACGGGAGGGACGCAGTTTCTCCAGGCACGCCGCTTGGTGGAAGCAGGCGTGCAAGCGGTCACCCTCACCGCTAACAAGGAGTCGAAGACTTGGTACCTGGCGGGCCCATGGGACACGCACGGGGGCAATTTCACAAAAATGCGGAGTCTGTTGCCGGAACTCGACCAAAGCCTTTTCGCCCTGATCAGCGATCTGCATCAACGTGGAATGGATCAGGAGGTGGCCGTGGTGGTCTGGGGTGAGATGGGCCGCACGCCACGAATCAACGGCGCCGGCGGTCGCGACCACTGGAATGAGGTGGGGTTCGGACTGGTTTCCGGCGGTGGATTGAAGATGGGCCAGGTGATCGGACAGACGACGCAAAATGGGGAGCGTTCGGTCGGCACTCCCTACGTCCCCTCGAACTTGTTGGCGACGCTTTACGACAACGTATTGGGCATCGCCCCGGCGCAAACGTATTTGAACCACAATGGCCGTCCCCTCTATGTACTCGACAACCGGGAGAAGATTCGCGAACTGGTGTAG
- a CDS encoding ATP-grasp domain-containing protein, with amino-acid sequence MTSGAEKLADYFPTAAEPAFVPTEPPFTPDDQLLVDELRRRGHHVSAVVWGVETSQLMDRYDRLIVRSPWDYMDSDEQRKGFLRWLEGLGATGIAVENELPVMLWLMDKCYLLDFAAVGVPIVPTQLIPVGETLDLEALVEQHIAAVIKPAVSAAGAGLEFLPNRQAAQAFQQEFVDRCQRGAQLVQPFLPEIQTNGEWSLVYFGGEYSHGIHKLPARSQIMVHAERGGSLRFADPPAVVRELGDRSAAAVPRAFANSGVGSCRMPLYLRIDVIETPAGALLSECEGVEPELFFRARFGSAPRFADLIENRSI; translated from the coding sequence GTGACCAGCGGCGCCGAAAAGCTGGCCGACTATTTTCCCACTGCCGCTGAGCCGGCGTTCGTTCCAACCGAGCCGCCGTTTACCCCCGACGACCAATTGCTGGTCGATGAACTCCGGCGACGCGGGCACCACGTCTCGGCGGTTGTCTGGGGAGTGGAAACCTCACAACTCATGGATCGGTATGATCGACTCATCGTCCGCTCCCCGTGGGACTACATGGATAGTGACGAGCAGCGCAAGGGTTTTCTGCGCTGGCTCGAAGGGCTCGGCGCAACGGGCATTGCCGTTGAGAACGAACTGCCAGTGATGCTTTGGCTGATGGATAAGTGCTACTTGCTCGACTTTGCGGCGGTTGGCGTGCCGATCGTTCCCACGCAGTTGATCCCGGTTGGCGAGACATTGGATCTCGAAGCCCTCGTCGAGCAACACATCGCCGCCGTCATCAAGCCCGCCGTTTCGGCCGCCGGCGCGGGGTTGGAATTCCTACCTAATCGTCAGGCGGCACAGGCATTTCAGCAAGAGTTCGTGGATCGCTGTCAGCGCGGGGCTCAATTGGTGCAGCCCTTTCTGCCCGAGATTCAGACGAATGGCGAATGGTCGCTCGTGTATTTTGGCGGCGAGTACAGTCACGGCATTCACAAGCTCCCCGCTCGCAGCCAGATCATGGTACATGCCGAGCGGGGAGGTTCGCTCCGCTTCGCCGATCCGCCAGCGGTCGTGCGCGAGCTGGGTGATCGGTCCGCCGCCGCCGTTCCGCGTGCATTCGCGAATTCCGGAGTTGGCTCCTGCCGCATGCCACTTTACCTGCGAATTGACGTTATCGAGACTCCCGCAGGAGCACTTCTTTCCGAGTGCGAAGGGGTTGAGCCCGAACTCTTCTTTCGCGCCCGATTTGGGAGCGCTCCCCGATTCGCCGACTTAATCGAAAACAGGTCGATCTAA